The sequence CCGAAAATGATATCGTTGGTGTCTTTTTCCGTAATGCCCGGTAAGGAGATGTGTACTCCTGGTACGTTAACGCCTTTCTTGCTCTTGATCGTACCGCCGTTAACAATGCGTGTCTTGATTTCTGTACCCTGAATGTCGACAACTGTCAGACCAATAAGGCCGTCATCGATAAGGATAGTTGAACCCACTTGAACATCATTAGGAAGATTGCTGTAAGTGATCGAAATACGGTTTGCATCACCAAGGATTTCTTCCGTAGTCAATGTCAAATACTCATCCTGAACCAGTTCAATCGGTTCCACTTCCAGCTTGCCAGTACGAATCTCAGGTCCTTTCGTATCGAGCAGGATTGCAACAGTTTTGTTCAATTCCTTCGATGCTTGACGGATCGTTGTGATCCGGGCACCATGCTCTTCGAAATCGCCGTGGGAGAAGTTCAGACGGGCTACATTCATACCGGCCAAAATCAATTTTTTGATATTCTCCAACGATTCACTAGCAGGACCAATCGTACATACAATTTTACTTTTCCGCATTAGGTTTTCCTCCGTTTTTTCGTTCTCTCTGTCTCACTTTTTCCAACTACAAAATCTACTATAAGGCTTAATGATTAAATAGGAACTTTATCACATACACCTTTATCTACACCCCTATGAATATTACTGCAACTTGGACACAAAATCAATGTTATAGCGACTTTTCACTCTAATTTCAAGTCGAATTTTGTGCCTGCACGTTCACAATAAAAATAACCCCGGTAGCTTATCGGGATTATTTTTATAGAAAAAAATGTATAATTAGCCCATTTTTGAAAATAGAGCTGAATGATATTGCTATATGTGTTAAAGTGCAAATGAATCGGCCTATTTACTCTTCGCTTACAGCCTCTTCTTCAGGAAGCGTTAGCTCCTGCTGGGTCTCGGCAAACTCACCAATTTTACGGAATTTACGGTAGCGATCTTCTTTAAGCTCCGCAGAATCCAAAGTGGACAGTTCCTGCAAATGACGCCATAGAACATCCTTGATATTCGCTGCTGTAGTCTCGTAATCCCGGTGTGCACCGCCCTTAGGCTCCGGAACGATCTCCTCGATCACTTCCATACCCAGCAAATCATCAGCAGTAATCTTCATAGCTTCTGCTGCCTGATCTGCCTTTGAGGCATCTTTCCACAAAATAGACGCGGCTCCATTAGGGGAAATTGCCGAATAAATCGCATGCTCAAGCATCAGCACACGATTGCCGACAGCCAGTGCCAAGGCACCACCACTTCCGCCTTCTCCGATTACCACGCAGATGACTGGAACACCAAGCTGGGACATCTCCCGCAAATTACGGGCGATCGCTTCAGATTGGCCTCTCTCCTCTGCTGTATTGCCAGGATAAGCACCCTTCGTATCGATAAAGGTTATAATCGGACGCCGGAACTTGTCCGCCTGCTGCATCAGACGAAGCGCCTTGCGGAAGCCCTCGGGATGCGCGCTGCCGAAGAAACGCAAAATATTCTCTTTAGTATCTTTACCGCGCTGCTGGCCGATCACTGTGACCGGAATGCCATTCAGCTTGCCGATGCCGCCTACAACTGCAAGATCATCGCCAAACAGGCGATCTCCATGCAGTTCAATAAAATCAGTGAAGATCAGTCCTATAAGATCAAGGGATGTCGGGCGTCCCTGATGACGGGCCAAATGCATTTTCTGAGATGGAGAAATGTTAGAGTACAGTTCTTCTTCCAATATGCGGTAGCGCTCCTCCAGCCGGGCGACCTCATCGCTGAAATCAATCCCCTTCTCTTCTCCGAACTGTTTCAGCTCGGCGATCTTCTTGCGCATTTCAACCAGAGGCATTTCAAAAGGCAACTCTCCTGCCAACCTAAAATCCCCCTTTCACGTCATGCAATTCCAAAATCTTGGTCAGTGTTGCCCGCAATTCCTTGCGGTGTACTACTAAATCCAGCTGTCCGTGCTGCAGATTAAACTCCGCGGTCTGAAAATCATCCGGCAGCTTCTGGCGAATGGTCTGCTCAATCACAATCCTTCCGGCAAAACCAAAAACTGCCCCAGGCTCAGCAATATTAATATCGCCCAGGCTGGCAAAGCTTGCCGAAACTCCGCCGGTTGTCGGATCCGTAATGACCGAAATGTATAGTCCTCCTGCTTCGTCAAAACGAGCCAACGCTGCGCTCGTCTTCGCCATCTGCATAAGACTAAGGATGCTCTCCTGCATTCTGGCTCCGCCCGAGGTTGAGAAAATCAGCATTGGAAGCCGTTTCTCCGTAGCCACCTCGACAGCGCGGGTAATCTTCTCTCCAACGACCGAGCCCATGCTTCCGGAGAAAAATTCAAAATTCATCACAGCAACGATAACTGGATGACCGCCGATACTTCCCTGTCCGGTAATCACAGCATCAAGTTGTCCAGTTTTCAGTTGCTGCTGTTCCAGCTTGGAAGCATAGCCAGGAAAATGCAGTGGGTCTACAGATGTCATCTCGCTGTCAAACTGGGTAAAACCTTCAGGGTCTAGCATCATTGCAATACGCTCCGTGGCGTTCAGGCGCATATGATAACCGCAGGACGGACATACCTTTAGATTCTTCTCCAGCTCTTTGCTGTACTGAATCGTTCCGCACTTGTTGCACTTATTCATAAGTCCTTCAGGAATCTCCCGTTTCGGGCGTTCCCCTTCCGCCGGTCCACCGCTCCGCTCCAGACGTTCTGAAGGAATAGTCGCGTACTTTCGTTTTTTCTGAAATAAATCTTTAAACACAACCGCACCTCTTCAGCCGTTTATTTGCGTTATGCAGCTTGCCGCTGTCATGACTGCTCTCTAGATGGAATTTAAATTCAGGGATGCAGAATCAGATTAAGGGCTTCCTGCACTTCCTCAAGCTCACCCGAAGGAACCAGAACCTCAAACTGCTGCTTGGACATATTGATTGGACGGCATTCTACCAGAAATCCTTCTTCCATCAGCTTGCTCTTAATCATATCCGCCACTCTGGCGGTCGGAGCAATATATATTACCGTCCACATGCCCTGCGAGGCCTCCCTCATCTTAATTCCTAGCCGTATCCCGTATAATGGAATCATGATAACACAGTTTTCTTTTTTCCCGCAACAGGAGTTACAGGAAGGAAGCAAGACCGGGGCAGGCTGCGCTAGAGCTATATTTCCATACTGACCAGAAACGCTTGAATACAGTATTCATCTCGAAATTAGCTCATGAAGAACTGTATAATTAGGAGGCTAAATCTGGTAGAACCCTTATTCCGTGCCTGTGATATGTGGGTATACTTTCGCCCCTTCATGCCGATGCGCAATTCTAGCAGAAGCCGCTGCCGCTACACTTGCAACCAGGTCGTCCAGAAATACATGAATGCTACTCTTATCATCGTTCAGTTTGCCAATGATTCCAAGCTTTATTTTATCCAGATAACCGAAGCCGGTTAGTCCAATCATCCCATATACCCCTGTGATCCCTAGCGCCAGAGTCTCGTCCGCCCCGTAAAGTGACTCATCCGCCTCCATAACCGCTTGCAGCGGCTGTGGCAGCAACCCCTTCTCCGCCAGCTCATCAAGGGCAATCCCCGTCATCAATGTATACTGCACCTCTCGTTTACCAAGAACTGCTTTGACACTAGAAAGACATTCCTCTTCGGATAAATCGGAATAATAGGCCGACTGCAAGATATAGACGATCTCTGCAATAGAAGTAAGCGATACTCCTCTTCGCTCCAGCAGTTCCACTGCCATTTGATAGGACATGATGTAATTCCCCTTTCCGCACAGGAAGAACCCTGTGGTTCCCTAATGTATGCGGAAAGTAGGCAAAATGTGCTTATTTTATTCTCACTGTGCCTGTCCCAAGCATTGCCTCGATAGACGCGAACAATTTCTCTGAAGGCTTGATCCTATAGCTATCGCTAAGCGCCAGCAGCTTCTGCTCCCGCTCGTAGAACAGCAGAGTGGCGGCAGCGCCGGGATGGCTCTGCAGCAGCTCCTTGAGGCGCGACAGCAGCGCCGCATTCTCGGTAGCAGGCGTGATCTTGATAAAGACACGCTGCGTGTTCTGCGCGGCGGGAGGAAGCCGATCCGCAGCGCTCGCATTGGCGGTGGAGGGGCGGCGCTGGCCGGAGGCCACAGCCCCAGACGCCGCTGGCGGGGTTGTGGCAGGCGCTGGCGCTGCTGCGCCGCCGGCGGTAGGGCGGGCGCCGCTGGTCCCGGCGGCGCTGTGGTTGGCGGCGCTAGTGCCAGCGCCACCAACCCGGCCAGCAGGAGCCGCGCCAGGCGCTCCTGCTGGCCCTGCGCGGCCCTGGCCGGATGGCCGGGCCGCAGCCGCACTGCGGCGCTGCAGCAAGCCGCGGACGGCGTCCGCGGCGAGCGGCGCCACCTCCTCGGCCAGCAGCTTGAAGCCTTCGTCTTCTTGCTGCACCTTGGCGCGCAGTGCCAAGAGCGCGCCCTTCTCGATCAGGCTGCGGCTTCGCTTCCACACCTCGGGAAAGAACACGACCTCGCAGCGCTCGATCTGGTCCTCCCATACCACGAAGGCCATGGCTTTGCCCTGCTTCGTGGTAATTTCCTTGACGGAGACAACCATGCCTGCCGTCACTGTCCCACTCTCATCTGCAGCCTCGCCAAGATCCATCAGCCGCTGCATGCCAGGTTCCTCCAGCAGTACGGCGCTATCATCCAGCGGATGGCCCGAAAGATACAGACCGAGCAGTTCACGCTCCAGCTCAAGCTGCTGCCCTACCGTGAATTTTGGGATTTCCGGATAACGAATTTCCCAGTTTGGAGTTTCAATCAGATCATCAAAGAGCTGAATTTGCAGCTCGTCCCGCTCCTTGCGCCATTTGACCGCAGCATCAACCGTCTCATCCAGCATGGCCAACAGTTGGGCCCGATGCCCCGGCAGACGATCAAAAGCTCCGGCCTGCAGCAAAGATTCCACCACCCGCTTATTGCAGACGCGCAGATCAACACGACGGCAGAAATCAAGCAGGCTATCGAACGGACGCTCCTTGCGGACAGCAATAATGTTATCAACAGCTAATATACCAACGTTCTTAACCGCAGCTAGGCCGAAACGGATATGGCCCGTAGCGGTACCTGGTACCGGAGTAAACAACACGCCACTCTCATTCACATCCGGCGGCAATACACCAATGCCCGTGCGGCGGCATTCCAGCACATATTCTGCCACCTTGCGGTGGGTTCCCATCACAGCTGTAAGCATGGAAGCCATAAACTGCACGGGGTAATGAGCCTTCAGATAAGCTGTCTGGAATGCCAGCACGCCGTAAGCTGCGGCATGAGCGCGCGGGAAGCCGTAATCAGCAAACCGTACAATCATATCGTAGACAGCATTTGCATCTGTTTCGGTGTATCCCTGCTGCAAGCTGCCTTGTACGAAGTGGCTGCGCTCCTTGTCCAGCGTCTCACGTTTCTTCTTCGAAACCGCCCGGCGCAGCAGATCCGCCTCACCTAATGAGAAGCCTGCCATCAGGGAAGCAATCTGCATTATCTGCTCCTGATAGACGATAATCCCATAGGTATCTGCCAAGATTGGCGCTAGATCAGGATGCGGATATTCGACCTCGATTAGTCCATGCTTGCCTCCGATATACTTGGAGATAAACTCCATCGGGCCTGGACGATACAGCGCAAGCACGGATACAATATCCTCAAATCCGGTAGGCTTCAAATCCTTCAGGACCCGCCTTACGCCTGCAGACTCCATTTGAAACACTCCAGCCGTTTCGCCGATCCCAAGCATCTCGTAAGTCATGGCATCATCATCGGGAACAATACGGAAATCCGGAACACTTCCGGTCATTTCCCTGATCGAATTCATGCAGCGCTCGATAATTGACAGCGTGCGCAGACCCAGAAAATCCATCTTCAGCAGTCCGACACTTTCCAGATGCTCCATCGAATACTGGGTCAGAGCCGTACTTTCATTTCCTTCCTGCAGCGGTACGGCATCGGTTAGAGGTCCTTTGGAAATGACGATCCCGGCAGCATGCGTCGAAGCATGGCGCGGCATACCCTCGACCTTCATTGCCATGTCCAGCAGCCCTTTTATCTTGGAATTATTGTCATACAGCGCTTGCAGCTCCGGTGTGCTCGTCAGCGCCCGGGCAATGCTGATCCCAAGCTGCCCCGGAATAAGCTTAGCCGCCTTATCTACCTCGTTGTACGGAAGATTCAGCGCCCGTCCGACGTCCCGCACAGCGGCTCGCGCAGCCATCGTTCCAAATGTAATAATCTGGGCTACATGCTCTCTTCCGTATTTCTCCACGACATAGGCAATAACCTCTTCACGCCGTTCGTCGCTGAAGTCAATATCAATATCAGGCATTGAGATCCGCTCCGGATTCAGAAACCGCTCGAAGAGCAGGTTATATCGGAGCGGGTCCACATCGG comes from Paenibacillus sp. 19GGS1-52 and encodes:
- a CDS encoding acetyl-CoA carboxylase carboxyltransferase subunit alpha, with the protein product MAGELPFEMPLVEMRKKIAELKQFGEEKGIDFSDEVARLEERYRILEEELYSNISPSQKMHLARHQGRPTSLDLIGLIFTDFIELHGDRLFGDDLAVVGGIGKLNGIPVTVIGQQRGKDTKENILRFFGSAHPEGFRKALRLMQQADKFRRPIITFIDTKGAYPGNTAEERGQSEAIARNLREMSQLGVPVICVVIGEGGSGGALALAVGNRVLMLEHAIYSAISPNGAASILWKDASKADQAAEAMKITADDLLGMEVIEEIVPEPKGGAHRDYETTAANIKDVLWRHLQELSTLDSAELKEDRYRKFRKIGEFAETQQELTLPEEEAVSEE
- the accD gene encoding acetyl-CoA carboxylase, carboxyltransferase subunit beta; the protein is MFKDLFQKKRKYATIPSERLERSGGPAEGERPKREIPEGLMNKCNKCGTIQYSKELEKNLKVCPSCGYHMRLNATERIAMMLDPEGFTQFDSEMTSVDPLHFPGYASKLEQQQLKTGQLDAVITGQGSIGGHPVIVAVMNFEFFSGSMGSVVGEKITRAVEVATEKRLPMLIFSTSGGARMQESILSLMQMAKTSAALARFDEAGGLYISVITDPTTGGVSASFASLGDINIAEPGAVFGFAGRIVIEQTIRQKLPDDFQTAEFNLQHGQLDLVVHRKELRATLTKILELHDVKGGF
- a CDS encoding glutamate decarboxylase; the encoded protein is MWTVIYIAPTARVADMIKSKLMEEGFLVECRPINMSKQQFEVLVPSGELEEVQEALNLILHP
- a CDS encoding phosphatidylglycerophosphatase A; translated protein: MSYQMAVELLERRGVSLTSIAEIVYILQSAYYSDLSEEECLSSVKAVLGKREVQYTLMTGIALDELAEKGLLPQPLQAVMEADESLYGADETLALGITGVYGMIGLTGFGYLDKIKLGIIGKLNDDKSSIHVFLDDLVASVAAAASARIAHRHEGAKVYPHITGTE
- a CDS encoding DNA polymerase III subunit alpha, encoding MSSFVHLHVHSEYSLLDGAARITDLVRRAGEYGMKSLALTDHGVMYGAIPFYKACIEKGIKPIIGCEAYLTAGSRRERGSRKDQPIYHLILLVKNQIGYRNLMKLISIGHLEGQHYKPRIDMEVLAAHSEGIICLSACLGGEVPQHLLHGRDEEARKAALRYKEIFGEDFYLELQDHGIGEQKRVNPKLIALAAACDIPLVATNDVHYLQQEDSEVQDVLICIGTGKTVDDEERFKIGTDQLFMKSPEQMAALFPHVPQALANTLLIAEKCNLELTFGNHILPAYAPLPEGMDSAAYLRELCWRGLEERYADTPLWASPEERETAEQRLTYELGVIEKMGFCDYFLIVWDFIAYAHRKGIAVGPGRGSSAGSLTAYALRITDVDPLRYNLLFERFLNPERISMPDIDIDFSDERREEVIAYVVEKYGREHVAQIITFGTMAARAAVRDVGRALNLPYNEVDKAAKLIPGQLGISIARALTSTPELQALYDNNSKIKGLLDMAMKVEGMPRHASTHAAGIVISKGPLTDAVPLQEGNESTALTQYSMEHLESVGLLKMDFLGLRTLSIIERCMNSIREMTGSVPDFRIVPDDDAMTYEMLGIGETAGVFQMESAGVRRVLKDLKPTGFEDIVSVLALYRPGPMEFISKYIGGKHGLIEVEYPHPDLAPILADTYGIIVYQEQIMQIASLMAGFSLGEADLLRRAVSKKKRETLDKERSHFVQGSLQQGYTETDANAVYDMIVRFADYGFPRAHAAAYGVLAFQTAYLKAHYPVQFMASMLTAVMGTHRKVAEYVLECRRTGIGVLPPDVNESGVLFTPVPGTATGHIRFGLAAVKNVGILAVDNIIAVRKERPFDSLLDFCRRVDLRVCNKRVVESLLQAGAFDRLPGHRAQLLAMLDETVDAAVKWRKERDELQIQLFDDLIETPNWEIRYPEIPKFTVGQQLELERELLGLYLSGHPLDDSAVLLEEPGMQRLMDLGEAADESGTVTAGMVVSVKEITTKQGKAMAFVVWEDQIERCEVVFFPEVWKRSRSLIEKGALLALRAKVQQEDEGFKLLAEEVAPLAADAVRGLLQRRSAAAARPSGQGRAGPAGAPGAAPAGRVGGAGTSAANHSAAGTSGARPTAGGAAAPAPATTPPAASGAVASGQRRPSTANASAADRLPPAAQNTQRVFIKITPATENAALLSRLKELLQSHPGAAATLLFYEREQKLLALSDSYRIKPSEKLFASIEAMLGTGTVRIK